The Macadamia integrifolia cultivar HAES 741 unplaced genomic scaffold, SCU_Mint_v3 scaffold_3A, whole genome shotgun sequence sequence AATCTGGAGTCGACGAGTAATCTTCTTCGTCGGAATAATCTCCGTTGATACCTTCATCGCTAACGCTCATGTCCGAATATGGAGTCGGCAAGTAATCTTCTTCGTCGGAATAATCTCCGTCCCCCTCCATCTTGGCTAATCAAATTCGAAGATCGTTACAGGAAGTCGCCAATACATCGAATTGAATGTGAGCTTAAACTTTAATAATAACAGGAATCAAAGAATCGATTTCTTGGAAACACAGGGGGAGGGGGCAGAGATGAGAGATTAGacgggaagaaggagaagaagttaATTTGAATCCTTACCTTCCTTTGTACTTCTTCGCTGTTAGCAGGAAGAGCGACGGAGTAGATAGAGGTGAAACAATGGCGGAAAATGGAGGTGTTCTAAGTCAGTTTCAAGTTTGAAGAGTGGCGTGGAGAGTTGCAGTCTTGCAGAggcgggaaaaaaaaagaacgagaaagagaaagagagagagagatcttcgtTTACCTTGAAGATGGTAGATCGAATATGGTAGACAAGAAAATTTGTACCGAGCAGAGCTTCTCGCCTCTCGCCTCCTGCAAGTGAAAATGGGGTTAGGGTTCCTTGAAACATAACAAAGttatgttttgagggtaatttcCCCATTTACCCTTCATAACTTATAAGTGATACATATTTCGGCGCCTTTTGCTCAGAATGAATTCTAAAAGTGAAAAGCAAGTATTTTATACtccaaaaaatggattcaaaagtctcataagtgcccggttcatttcaaaaaaacaagaaattgaaccgggcTTCCCATACAGGTTTTacctcatttctgtttcaaaaaaataaaaaaacatcagaacccattttttagaatgttacagtacagagcctaacAGATTAACTGCTGCTGAGGGGTTGGTGACGATAGTGACGAGTTCAAGACAATACTTCTACTTGAACTGGAGAAACAACTTTTCAGGAGGCAataaccctctctctcttatgaTTTCTTACAAGAGGCATATGGGATGCCAAATTTGGACCAGAAATAAATCCAACAGTTTAACACTAAACGAAATCGAATAAAAAttgggttcaattttggttttgaaagtaaaattttattcTACAAATAAAAGAACCCTATCCGTGTAGTGTTACCCACTCCCGGAAACAGTTGGGCATGAAAAGACCCAATTGCCCCGCACAGTGGGTATTTTGATGCCTATGCATAACAAGATAAGCAATGTGCTTAAATAATAGTACAAATTCATTTGAAGACTTGAGAGAAAAAATGATTTGGAGGAATGATTTATAAATATCCAAAAAAAGAGGGATTGTGCTCTAAGATATCTTGATGAAATTGGGAATattgcatctgattttgtcataCTTGGGCTATATTACTTAAAAAAGGGGATATTGTGGTCATTAAAGGGCATGCTAtgaaggtttagggttcaatgttttattattattctttgataattttttcaattttttcataCTAAAGTTAATTTAGGAAATATTTAGTAGAATTTTTATAGGGGCGCCCTTGGTCCaatggtaaggtacgaatgtttcAAGTCGGTGGTCAAGCAGTCGAAACAGCCTCTTTCAGTTCTCGGTATAAGGCTACGTAGTTCTTGACCCTTCCCCGCCCCCACCGGACCTTGCACATGCGGAAACCATGTACATTGGGTGCGCCCTGTTTTTTTTAGGAGAATTTTGGATATCTTGATCAGACACAAATGTTTGGAAGGCTAAAGTGGTATTGAAGTGTTTGATTAATTGATTAAAGGTTAAAACCAAGTCTAATGTGTTAGCATTTAGGGCATTTTACTAATAATATTTCTATACCAAAAAGGCATAATTTGATCAATcttgaaatatttatttatctttgtcAAATTTGTGTGTTAGGTCAAAATAGATGCTAAATGCTCGTCtatgattttgatgaaattagGATTATTTCGTTAGATTCTCCCCACTGGCTATTCACATGCACTTACATGTTGATTAGGGGAACTGGTCCAAATGTTGATATGAATAGATTCTATACTTTCTTGTCTATGATCTCATTAAAATAATCTAAGTAATAAAGTACtaatgcttttttatttttattttatttaatattttttatttttttaatattttttattttttgaaaaacacTATGAAATAATCAAATAACTAGCAAGACCTATTTCATGGTAAAACGTATTTACCGGCCTTCAGTGTGTAGTGTCAATTAAAAGTAACCTCATCCCCTAATAGCATCCTCCTTtggccaaatatttttttagtttttttaggCCAATAGTCTAATGTCTCGATGTGCTAACATTGTGAACCAATCCATAtctctttttttgctaaaggtcagaaaaagtatattaataattaacaaatgtGAAGTTACAAATGCCCTTTAAGCCtctattccaccttcggcatggccattagcagAAAAGAGACTCATAGCAAGAAAGACAAAGTAAATTACATAAATCGAAATCCCAATCCATATCTCGCGCcttgaatggaaaaaaaaaaaaaaaaaaaaatttgacgtAAGAATCTTCAATGAGTCTTGGTGAATTCGAACCACCATTCCTTAGGAAAATTCCCAAGTGCTCTACCTATTTGAGCCAAAGACTCACATATATAAAAACCAATGAGAGCAGTTTTGATATTTTAGCGATGCATATCAGTAAGTATAAGTTTGGTACTTGTTTGAGTCGGccaaaaatattctaaaaagaGCACCTTTTGTTAGGTAACTATGATACGTATTGGGTAGCAATGGGGAAATACCTTTTTCATTTCAATCCAAAGCAATGATCAACTATCTTCAACATGGAGGCCTACATTGTTATATGAATGTCTGAAGATATGTATCAGTTAACCATTAAACGTTCACAATCCTAAATTCAGATCCAATGCAGTACTCTGTAAAGCTAACAGAAGTTctaattaattttctattgAACCATAACAGATTATTCATGTAGAACAATCAAAGAACCGTTATGATTTCTTCCATTCATGCCAATTGCTTTAGAGCTCAGAGGAGGGATCTTTTGGCTAGCCTGTCAAGTATTGTTAGTCTTCGTCTTCCCTGGGTTGTCATTGGAGATTTCAATGTCACGCTTCACTCTGACAAGAAGAGAGGTCCGGGCCACTTCAATATGGGTTTAGCTTCGGATTTCCAAGGGATGGTTGACACCTGTGACTTAATTTCTACCCCTTCTTAGGGGAAGAAATTTACCTGGACAAACAACAGGTGTAGAGGTAATGTGGCTGCAACTCTTGATCGTAGTTTTTATAATGTGGAATGGTTGAATTTCTTTTAGGATTGTGCCCAATTGGTTCTCCAAAGATCAGTTTCAGATGCCCCTCCTTGTTCTCTCTGAAGCTAACCCACGGCCACAGAATGCTCCGTTCAGGTTCCATAGATTCTGGTCAGAGCATAAGGATTTCCTCCACATAGTCAAATCTGCGTGGAATGGTGATAAGGGCTGTCCTATAAGGAATCTCTCTAATAAGCTTAAGAACCTAAAGCCTTCTCTAAAGGCTTGGGCGAAGTTAGCTTTTCCTAATTTTGATGAGGAATTAAAAGTGGCAAGGAATGAGCTAGAAGCAGTTCAGAATGAGATTGATACCCAAGGCATGGATGATGTTTTGTTTGCCAAGGAAGCAGATGCCAAAACCAGACTTCTAAAAGTCGAAGAGAGCTACGACAAGCTGTGGGCAGAAAAAGCAAGTCTGAAATGGATGAAAAGTGGTGATCGTAACTTCAAGTTCTTCCATCTATCGGCCAAGGTCAGAAGAGCAAGAACTTGATTCGTTCTCTTAAAAGGGAAGATGGGTCTTTTGTTTCATGTCATCATCAGATTGCTTCTTATATCATAGGCttttacaaaaaatttcataaatctacTCCCTTGTCTGAGCACCAGGACCTCTTTCAACGCATTCCCGAAGAATTAAATGACTCTGATTGGGCTATGCTTGAATCCATTCCTTCAATAGAGGATATTAAGAGGGCTGTCTGGGACAGCGCCCCTGGACCTGACGGTTTCCCTGGTACCTTTTTCAGAGTTAGCTAGGATATTGTGGGTGATTACTTCTGCAAAGCTGTTAAACATTTCTTTCATGTAGGAAGAATTCCTAATGGTGTTAATAACAACTTCTTGACCCTGATTCCCAAAGTAGAGGGAGCTCAATTGCTGGACAAATTCCACCCTATTTGCATGGCTAATTTTTATTACAAAGTCCTTTCGAAGATCATGGCTAGTCGTCTCTCTAACCTCCTACCCAAGCTGATTTCAGAAGAGCAAGGTGCTTTCCAAAAGGGTAAAATTATATCTTCAAATGTGGGATTGGCGTATGAGTTGGTGAATTTGATATATTCTTCGGTGCGTAGAGGGGGTATGGGAATTAAGCTTGATGTATAGAAGGCTTTTGATACTTTGTCTTGGAAATTCCTTTTTTCTGTtcttagtcattttttttttctgacaaatGGATTCAGTGGCTTCACCAGATCCTAGTATCATGAAGAATTTAGATTTTACTCAACGGAGGTCCggttggtttctttggggtGGAGAGAGGCATTCGCCAAGGTGATCTCATTTCCCCTATGCTCTTTATCCTAGCGGAGGAGGTTTTGAGGAAGATGCTTGATTCCAGGAATTTATTGGCGCTGCCTGGTCCTCGTGGTGTCCAAGTTCCCAGCCATCTTCTGTTTGTAAAtgacatcttcatcttcatgaaTACCTCTACCAAGTATGTCTAAAATTTGAGCTCTTTTCTTTTCGAAATACCAAGAGTTCTCATGACAAAAAATTAATTTGGAgaaaagcaagcttttctttGGGAAAGTTGCTCCTCATAGGAAGCATCTCATCTTTGATACTTTGGGAATCTTAGTTTGCACTCTACCAACTCGTTATCTTGGagtggagatttttaaaggcTGAGTGTCTAAGAATAAGATGCTTCCTCTtatggataaaataaaatatcggCTTTAGGGATGGAGTGGTAAACTTTTGTCTATGGCAGGGAGAGCAGAGCTTATTCGGTCTATAATAGTTGCAATGCTGATTCATAACTTTGCAGTGTATTAGTGGCCTTCATCTGTGGTCAAAACGGTTGAATGATGGATGAGAAATTACATTTGGTCAGGAAATATTGATTCTGGAAAGAAAATCACTATAAAATGGGAGGATGTGTGTAACCCAAAAAATGAGGGTGGTCTGGGAATTCACCGTCTTAGGGAGGTGAATGAATCTTGTCTCTGTAAATTAGTTTAGCAAATCAAGCATGAAGACTCGATGATGGCCCCTTTTTTCCGTGCTAGGTTTGTCAATTCTGATGGATCAATGAAGGGTGGCTATAAAAGTTCCTTTGTCTGGATTGGAATCAAGAAGGTATGGGACTTTGTTTCTTCCAATGAGCAATGGACAATTGGGGATGGAGAAAGAACCTTATTTTGGCATGACAAGTGGTTGGGCTCCTCTTCTATAGCCAGTATGTCCTCTCTTGATCACTCTCTGTTTTAAGGTCTGGACAGAAAGGTTGGTGCTTTCATTAAAGAAGGCAAATGGGTTTTTCCCCCAGTATCATCATCTTTTATGAAAGAAATTTCTTACAAAGCTGGAAAGCTTCCTATCTCTTTGGGTTTCTCCAAAGATATTTGTAGTTGGGAGCTCTCCTTGATGGAGAATTTTCTATGAAATCAGCATGGGAAGGACTGAGACAATCGCAACCCAAGGCAGGTTGGTTCAAGCTTATTTGGGTCCATTATCTCCAACCTCGCCAATCAGTCTTTGGATGGCACCTTCTTCAGGGGAAGCTTCCATATGATGACAAGATCAAGGCGAGGATGATTCTCTTTCCTTCACGTTGTGAGCTCTACATGATTGAAGAAGAATCCATTAATCATTTATTTCTTGAGTGTAAATGTGTCAGATATCTTTGGTCTTTCTTCTCATCAATTTTTGGAGTGACTTTTACCTCCCATTGTTCTTCTATGGAGCTTAGTAAATGGTGGTCTCAGGAATCTCGAGTCCTTGGCCTTAAGGATGCTTGGCGGCAGGTTTCATCCTTATTCCCTATTTTATTTGGCTTGAAAGGAATTCTAGGAGATTTAATAGTGTTTCAAGGAATTTTAGATAGATTTTTAATTCTGTTCTTGGTGAGCTACATAGAATGTCCCCAAGTATGAAAGGGAGAGTGACCTCAGTCTCTGATCTGGTATGCTCAAGGAACCTAGTGATCACTACTCCTTAGAGTCGTCAAAACCATGTTTTTGAAGTATATTGGTGTCCTCCTCCTTACTCTTGGGTCAAACTAAATATTGATGATTGTTCTTGAGGAAATCTAGCACTGGAGGTGTCTTCAGAGACTACAGCTCAAGAGTGATTTCATCTTTTCGTGTGCACCTTGGTGTTACAACTAATTTTATTGCCGAGTTTCAGGCTTTGCTTTTGGGTCTTCAACAAGCGAAAGACATGAATTTAACGAAGCTTTGGATGGAGTGTGATTCGGTCGTTGTTGTAATTATGGCTTCAAAGGGTTTAGTCCCTTAATTTGTTTTGCAGCAATGGACAGCCCTTCATGATTACTTTCATCGAATTTAATGGCAAATAATTCACTGTTATCGCAAAGCTAATCCCATTGCTGACTTCCTTGCAAAGTCGGCCACAAAGTCAGAAGCGACATTCGACTCAATCTCTTGGCAAAACAAGATGCAAGAAGATCTTCAAGTAGATGCCCAGGGTAGAGAAGGATTTTGATTTGTTTAGCCCTGCTGGTTTTTGTTTTAGTGCTTCCTGGTCTCTCCCCTGTTGATGGTAATGCCGAAGGTAGGGGTTCGGCTAGTGAGGCTTTTGTTATATATCTgatttgtttcatattcttcttgtattctatttttttactttttctaatacaaatgaccttttagcgaaaaaaaatcTGGAGTTCAAGACTTGCAACACAAGTTAATAATGAAAATCAAGGGCACAAATCATGGGtataataaaaatctaaattcAAGCCAAATCTATCATCCAAATGACAGATTTGATTAAAGAAGCTCAACAGATCACCAAATCAAAATGCAACCTGTACTAAGATTTGTCATTTGATGAGGACATAAAACAGGGATTTAGTACAAAGTTGGCGAATGACATAATGAATAATGAGTATTTCTTGCACAGGAAAGTTCTGGTGCACAAATAATCCCAAAaatatgaggaaaaaaaaataactttcaTCAACAAAAATCCTTAGGATAGTTGGCAAATGACATAATGaataattattctttttttgttcgAATTCAAGATATGTAAAAATCCTCAATGTCACGACCCAAACCCTGGATAAGGGTATGATCACATCCTTGCGGGTAGTGATCAAAATGATCATAATTAAAAGATTGAACATCCATGCATAGATCATAACATTCCATCCCAAACatttaaaccttcaaaaccTACATAGAGTTCTATTACATATCAGAG is a genomic window containing:
- the LOC122071646 gene encoding uncharacterized protein LOC122071646; the encoded protein is MPLLVLSEANPRPQNAPFRFHRFWSEHKDFLHIVKSAWNGDKGCPIRNLSNKLKNLKPSLKAWAKLAFPNFDEELKVARNELEAVQNEIDTQGMDDVLFAKEADAKTRLLKVEESYDKLWAEKASLKWMKSGDRNFKFFHLSAKDLFQRIPEELNDSDWAMLESIPSIEDIKRAVWDSAPGPDGFPGRIPNGVNNNFLTLIPKVEGAQLLDKFHPICMANFYYKVLSKIMASRLSNLLPKLISEEQGAFQKGKIISSNVGLAYELVNLIYSSVRRGGMGIKLDV